The following coding sequences are from one Peromyscus eremicus chromosome X, PerEre_H2_v1, whole genome shotgun sequence window:
- the Alas2 gene encoding 5-aminolevulinate synthase, erythroid-specific, mitochondrial gives MVAAAVLLRSCPVLSRGPTGILGKAAKTYQFLFGIGRCPILATHGPTCSQIHLKATKAGGDSPSWAKSHCPFMKSELQDGKSKIVQKAAPEVQEDVKTFKTDLLSSLDSTIPSQAFPSFQDPEQIEGAITHLIQNNMTGSQAFGYDQFFRDKIMEKKKDHTYRVFKTVNRWADAYPFAQHFSEASMASKDVSVWCSNDYLGISRHPRVLQAIQETLQNHGAGAGGTRNISGTSKFHVELEQELAELHRKDSALLFSSCFVANDSTLFTLAKLLPGCEIYSDAGNHASMIQGIRNSGVAKFVFRHNDPDHLKKLLEKSNPKTPKIVAFETVHSMDGAICPLEELCDMAHQYGALTFVDEVHAVGLYGTRGAGIGERDGIMHKLDIISGTLGKAFGCVGGYIASTRDLVDMVRSYAAGFIFTTSLPPMVLSGALESVRLLKGEEGQALRRAHQRNVKHMRQLLMDRGFPVIPCPSHIIPIRVGDAALNSKICDLLLSKHSIYVQAINYPTVPRGEELLRLAPSPHHSPQMMENFVEKLLLAWTEVGLPLQDVSVAACNFCHRPVHFELMSEWERSYFGNMGPQYVTTYA, from the exons ATGGTGGCAGCAGCTGTGTTGCTACGGTCCTGCCCAGTGCTCTCTCGGGGCCCCACAGGCATCCTAGGCAAAGCGGCTAAGACTTACCAGTTTCTGTTTGGTATTGGACGCTGCCCCATCCTGGCCACCCATGGACCAACCTGCTCTCAAATCCACCTTAAGGCAACCAAGGCTGGAGGAG ACTCTCCATCTTGGGCCAAGAGCCATTGTCCTTTCATGAAGTCAGAACTCCAAGATGGGAAGAGCAAGATTGTGCAGAAGGCAGCTCCAGAAGTCCAAGAGGATGTCAAGACTTTCAAGACAG ACCTGCTGAGCTCCTTGGATTCAACCATCCCAAGCCAAGCATTCCCTAGTTTCCAGGATCCAGAGCAGATTGAAGGGGCGATTACACACCTGATTCAGAACAACATGACTG GAAGCCAGGCCTTCGGTTATGATCAATTTTTCAGAGACAAGATCATGGAGAAGAAAAAGGACCACACCTACCGTGTGTTCAAGACTGTGAATCGCTGGGCTGATGCCTACCCCTTTGCCCAACACTTCTCCGAGGCATCTATGGCCTCCAAGGATGTTTCAGTCTGGTGTAGTAATGACTATTTGGGCATAAGCAGGCACCCTCGTGTCTTGCAGGCCATACA GGAGACCCTGCAGAATCATGGAGCTGGAGCTGGTGGTACTCGCAATATCTCAGGTACCAGCAAGTTTCATGTAGAACTTGAACAGGAGCTGGCTGAACTGCACCGGAAGGACTCAGCCCTGCTCTTCTCCTCCTGTTTTGTGGCCAACGATTCCACTCTCTTTACACTGGCCAAGCTTCTGCCAG GATGTGAGATCTACTCCGATGCAGGCAATCATGCTTCCATGATCCAAGGTATTCGCAATAGTGGTGTAGCCAAGTTTGTCTTCAGGCACAATGACCCAGACCACCTGAAGAAACTTCTTGAGAAGTCTAATCCCAAGACACCCAAAATTGTGGCCTTTGAGACTGTTCACTCCATggatg GTGCCATCTGTCCTCTGGAGGAACTGTGTGATATGGCCCACCAGTATGGGGCCCTGACCTTCGTGGATGAAGTCCATGCTGTAGGACTGTATGGAACCCGGGGTGCAGGGATTGGGGAGCGTGATGGAATTATGCACAAGCTTGACATCATCTCTGGAACTCTtg GCAAGGCCTTCGGCTGCGTCGGTGGCTATATCGCCAGCACTCGGGACTTGGTGGACATGGTGCGCTCCTATGCTGCAGGCTTCATCTTCACCACTTCACTGCCTCCAATGGTGCTCTCGGGGGCTCTAGAATCTGTGCGTCTACTCAAGGGAGAGGAGGGGCAAGCCCTGAGGCGGGCACATCAGCGCAATGTCAAGCATATGCGCCAGCTACTAATGGACAGGGGCTTTCCCGTCATCCCCTGCCCCAGCCACATCATCCCCATCAGG GTAGGTGATGCGGCACTCAACAGCAAGATCTGTGATCTCCTGCTCTCCAAGCACAGCATCTATGTGCAGGCCATCAACTACCCAACTGTGCCTCGGGGTGAGGAGCTGCTGCGCTTGGCACCTTCCCCCCATCACAGCCCTCAGATGATGGAAAACTTTGTGG AGAAGCTGCTGCTAGCCTGGACTGAGGTGGGGCTGCCCCTCCAGGATGTGTCTGTGGCTGCATGCAATTTCTGTCATCGTCCTGTACACTTTGAGCTTATGAGTGAGTGGGAGCGATCCTACTTTGGGAACATGGGGCCCCAATATGTTACCACCTATGCCTAA